From Ananas comosus cultivar F153 linkage group 8, ASM154086v1, whole genome shotgun sequence, one genomic window encodes:
- the LOC109714141 gene encoding uncharacterized protein LOC109714141 — MGGCTSRPTEVDGPHPEALPAENSVAPELEVKPVEGGDAPTEAEAARAKEPQLVDPATTNGEEELKPESSAAVPEKPEDKEDAPTNEVAKESKEEEKRSQVVDHPLAAASEGSKTS, encoded by the exons ATGGGTGGGTGCACAAGCCGACCGACGGAGGTAGATGGCCCCCACCCCGAGGCCCTGCCGGCTGAGAACTCAGTCGCCCCCGAGCTTGAGGTGAAGCCCGTCGAAGGCGGTGATGCTCCAACCGAG GCCGAGGCTGCAAGAGCCAAAGAGCCCCAACTTGTCGACCCAGCCACAACGAACGGTGAAGAAGAGTTGAAGCCCGAGTCATCAGCAGCGGTGCCGGAAAAGCCCGAGGACAAGGAGGATGCACCAACAAATGAAGTAGCAAAAGAGagcaaagaagaggagaagagatctCAAGTTGTGGATCACCCTTTGGCTGCCGCCTCTGAGGGTTCAAAGACTAGCTGA
- the LOC109714140 gene encoding RRP15-like protein, which produces MLYSSAPVGGGSGTRARTVIAMQADPNPMKRKRKPIKSKNPKKKTTMTKPSGAMAAVAEAKRRKPSKRMLKLFKKRAQNYHSDSDDDDEEEVVEEGRRGEATPSGGNDEDGSTDSERGGGSEGDDEGDGEGGHRGGITRFDEGCRAFRVAFSKIMKKKLPYDALGPMLSAHKKLVVEKLAEEEAEHKAKGDAKKEKILASEKGHVKLASFLDAKEKSLIKIATKGVVRLFNEVSKAQISQRGLNPSRTKVAKELAKQRKQTFSPELKKSSTQGHGDHLPFNSSKLSNSVEKENDDEPGWAPLRDSYMLTSSKLKDWDKMPDPAASVGQDVFPMESSSSDEE; this is translated from the exons ATGCTCTATTCTTCGGCTCCAGTGGGCGGCGGCAGCGGAACTAGGGCACGCACCGTCATTGCAATGCAGGCGGATCCCAATCCCATGAAGCGAAAGAGAAAACCCATAAAGAGCAAAAAtccgaagaagaagacgacgatgaCGAAGCCCTCGGGGGCcatggcggcggtggcggaggcgaAGCGGAGGAAACCTAGCAAGAGGATGCTCAAACTTTTTAAGAAGAGGGCCCAAAACTACCACTCCGACTCTGACGACGACGATGAAGAAGAAGTTGTCGAGgaagggagaagaggagaagcgACGCCCAGTGGTGGGAATGATGAGGATGGGTCGACGGATTCCGAGAGAGGAGGAGGCTCCGAAGGCGACGACGAGGGTGATGGCGAAGGAGGACATCGCGGCGGGATCACGAGGTTTGATGAAGGGTGTAGGGCGTTTAGGGTTGCTTTCTCAAAGATTATGAAGAAGAAGCTCCCCTATGATGCACTG GGTCCTATGTTATCGGCGCACAAGAAGCTGGTAGTGGAGAAGCTGGCGGAGGAAGAAGCAGAGCACAAGGCAAAAGGGGAtgcgaagaaggagaagatttTG GCATCGGAAAAGGGGCATGTAAAGCTTGCAAGTTTCTTGGATGCAAAGGAGAAGTCTCTTATTAAGATCGCAACAAAAGGAG TTGTAAGGCTATTTAATGAG GTTAGCAAGGCACAAATTTCCCAGAGAGGTTTAAATCCTTCAAGAACAAAAGTTGCAAAAG AGTTGGCAAAGCAAAGAAAACAGACCTTCTCTCCAGAGCTAAAGAAGTCATCAACTCAAGGTCATGGAGACCACTTGCCATTCAATTCATCCAAG CTTTCTAATTCTGTGgagaaagaaaatgatgatGAGCCTGGGTGGGCGCCATTACGTGATAGTTACATGCTTACGAGTTCAAAGTTGAAGGACTGGGACAAAATGCCA GATCCTGCTGCATCAGTTGGTCAGGATGTGTTTCCTATGGAGAGTAGCTCCTCTGACGAGGAATAG